In Sphingobacterium sp. PCS056, the following proteins share a genomic window:
- a CDS encoding MBL fold metallo-hydrolase, whose amino-acid sequence MGNVYLTRPLFGGHISGARLERVKKSSNFRDGQFQNLENTPSLKEGQSFVGVMYDFLFKDRAIRSPQVPLPVIKQDLKNLPADDLMIWFGHSSYLLQIDGKIILVDPVFSHNASPVPGSNKPFHMSYTYQAGDFPPIDLLLISHDHYDHLDYETILELEPQTERVICGLGVGAHFERWGYSESKITELDWYEETRLGNEFKIVSTPARHFSGRKFKRNTTLWTSFVLQTAAYNLFLGGDSGYGRHFKTIGDKYGPFDLAILENGQYNEAWHYIHTMPDELLKEVKDLGAKHFLPVHSGKFALALHDWKEPLELISQYAEQQRIPVLTPTMGEIVYLKNMNKQYGKWWEDLK is encoded by the coding sequence ATGGGTAATGTTTATTTAACGCGGCCTCTGTTTGGCGGTCACATCAGTGGTGCTCGTTTGGAGCGTGTAAAGAAGTCGTCTAATTTTAGGGATGGACAATTTCAAAATCTTGAAAATACTCCTTCATTAAAAGAAGGGCAGAGTTTTGTGGGAGTGATGTATGATTTTTTGTTTAAAGATCGTGCTATCAGAAGTCCTCAGGTACCGCTTCCGGTCATAAAGCAGGATCTTAAAAACTTACCCGCAGATGATCTGATGATCTGGTTTGGCCACTCGTCTTATCTGTTGCAGATAGACGGTAAGATTATTTTGGTAGATCCAGTATTTTCGCATAATGCTTCGCCGGTACCAGGTAGTAACAAGCCTTTCCATATGTCATACACTTATCAGGCAGGTGACTTTCCTCCGATAGATCTCCTGCTCATCAGTCATGATCATTACGATCACTTGGATTATGAAACCATTCTTGAACTGGAACCTCAGACTGAACGGGTGATTTGTGGGCTTGGTGTTGGAGCGCATTTTGAGCGATGGGGGTATTCCGAAAGCAAAATCACAGAGCTGGACTGGTATGAGGAGACTCGTCTTGGTAATGAATTTAAAATTGTTTCTACGCCAGCACGTCACTTCTCTGGAAGAAAATTCAAACGCAATACCACGCTATGGACCTCCTTTGTATTGCAGACGGCTGCCTATAATTTGTTTTTGGGCGGAGATAGTGGTTATGGTCGGCATTTTAAAACAATTGGGGATAAATACGGACCATTTGACTTGGCGATATTGGAAAATGGTCAATATAATGAAGCTTGGCATTACATTCACACGATGCCCGATGAACTCTTAAAGGAAGTCAAAGATTTAGGTGCAAAACATTTTTTACCTGTGCATTCGGGCAAATTTGCATTAGCGTTGCACGATTGGAAAGAACCACTTGAGCTTATCAGTCAATATGCAGAGCAGCAACGGATTCCTGTATTAACGCCTACAATGGGCGAAATTGTCTATCTGAAAAATATGAATAAGCAGTATGGTAAATGGTGGGAAGATCTAAAATAA